From Opitutaceae bacterium, the proteins below share one genomic window:
- a CDS encoding metallophosphoesterase produces MKFLHTADWQIGKPFAGIRDEHKRSLVQHARTEAIKRIDAVAKDANAEFVVVAGDLFDSPSADKSTVSAACSAIGQMGLPVFVIPGNHDHGGPGSVWNQDFFKREQAALAPNLTVLLETTPHDCGTAILLPCPLLRRSVAADPTEWLRNSEVYASLPPGKPRIVIGHGSTQAFSSQWDDDEEVGAVGNLIDLARLPDAEIDFFALGDWHGTKKVHAKAWFAGTPELDRFAKGGDHDPGNILLVQVERGGLPQVVKKVTASLRWNDASFDFSDDSSLSEFQDRLTAILAQRANEDLLKLTLTGSIGIEASARLDEILESLDARLLRLKLTNQTRIAPTETEIDALTTRASDPLIANVAGQLVQRATGDYEDAQVVRIALRELHAACMQEAGS; encoded by the coding sequence ATGAAGTTTCTCCACACAGCAGATTGGCAGATCGGCAAACCTTTTGCCGGAATCCGTGACGAGCACAAACGGTCACTGGTCCAGCATGCACGGACCGAGGCGATCAAGCGTATCGATGCCGTCGCCAAGGACGCTAACGCCGAGTTCGTTGTGGTCGCAGGCGATCTGTTTGACTCCCCCAGTGCGGACAAATCGACCGTATCAGCGGCATGCAGCGCCATCGGGCAGATGGGCCTGCCGGTTTTCGTTATTCCAGGCAACCACGACCACGGCGGACCCGGAAGCGTGTGGAATCAAGATTTCTTCAAGCGCGAGCAAGCGGCTTTGGCTCCCAATCTGACGGTTTTGCTTGAGACCACACCGCATGATTGCGGCACAGCGATTCTGCTCCCGTGTCCGCTCTTGCGCCGCAGTGTGGCCGCAGACCCCACCGAATGGCTGCGGAACTCGGAAGTCTATGCATCTCTGCCGCCCGGCAAGCCACGTATCGTCATCGGACATGGGAGTACCCAGGCTTTTTCAAGTCAATGGGATGACGATGAAGAGGTCGGCGCAGTCGGGAACCTGATCGATCTCGCACGACTGCCGGACGCCGAGATCGATTTTTTCGCGCTTGGCGACTGGCATGGCACAAAAAAAGTGCACGCCAAGGCCTGGTTTGCAGGAACCCCGGAACTGGACCGGTTCGCCAAGGGCGGCGACCACGACCCTGGAAATATCCTTTTGGTGCAGGTGGAACGCGGCGGCCTTCCCCAGGTTGTCAAGAAGGTTACCGCGAGCCTTCGATGGAATGATGCCTCCTTCGATTTTTCAGATGATTCTTCATTGAGCGAGTTTCAGGACCGCCTTACCGCAATTCTTGCGCAGCGGGCCAACGAGGATTTGCTCAAGTTGACCCTCACTGGCTCGATAGGCATCGAAGCATCCGCCCGCCTGGATGAAATTCTCGAATCCCTTGATGCCAGACTTCTGAGGCTCAAACTGACCAACCAGACGCGCATTGCGCCTACCGAGACGGAGATCGACGCGCTCACCACACGGGCATCAGACCCCCTGATTGCCAACGTGGCAGGGCAGCTCGTCCAACGTGCAACCGGAGACTACGAGGATGCGCAGGTGGTTCGCATCGCTCTGCGCGAGCTGCACGCGGCCTGCATGCAGGAGGCAGGATCATGA